Within the Ostrinia nubilalis chromosome 12, ilOstNubi1.1, whole genome shotgun sequence genome, the region ggtctctgcactaagctagaaagcttgtatcgcagcgGCCAATTCAAACAATTACCTTTGTTTAATTTACtccaattttattataaactcTTGTCgttaaaaacacaaaattacttaaatgtcgttttgaaattattattgatgaatgcaacgttattttataatgttTGTGGCTAAATGCCTGTTGCAAAAGcaagaaattgaaaaaaaaagcaatttgacagatgtttgaCACATGACATATCTGACACGTCCTTACGTGCGAACTTCACCTTGGTCAATTACGACCTCCATTCATCCTTCGTCCCATCAAAATACAGATTTTATCATCATTTTCAACGATTATTACCGAAAAACGCACTTAAAACCCTTTCAGTAGGCCTACAAGTGTATTGTTTTAGTATCTAAGTGTAAAACTGTGgtataaatattgaaaatggCGTTGAAATCGTCGCCGGTTGTGTTCGGTTTGCTGGCTCGGCTGTCTCGCCGTAGTTTTTCGACTTCCAAGGCTTTGGCGGCGAAGCCTGTGACTGTCCGTGATGCCCTGAACCAGGCAATCGACGAAGAGATGGAAAAAGACGAGAGGGTGTTTGTTTTGGGCGAAGAAGTGGCTCAATACGACGGCGCTTACAAAGTCACAAGGTGAGCTTTTCCTCGCGTGATATAACCTTTTTGTGTCAATTTATGAGGCATTGCTAGTAATATAATGCAAGTAAACATCATCTATCTTCCCAAGACAgactaaaacaatatttaaatattttagagtACCTTTTTCTGTTACAAGAAAAGAATGTTACATAACCAACAAGTTTGTTGACAGATCTCAGGTGTAACGCTATCTGAGACGCAAGCAGACGTCAGTGGATGTCATAACAAAATTCCTTACCTGTCCCGAGTAGAACAAGACTGATGGCCCTCGTTTTAGTTATTGATGTGATTGAAACCAATAAACAACGTTAATGTTACTCATCTCATGATATTTAATGCAATGATAGAATATTTAATAACTTGGCCAGAAACTTATTTTATAAGGCCAATAATTTCAACAAACCTACAGTATTTTGTGCaattataaaaactaggaaaatggcttaatattattaatttctatGTTGAACATTCAATTTATTACTATTTCTCAGAATGTGAAAACTTTGTATTGTGACAGCCCTTCTGTTACCTAGTACATTCAAATAACCCATGTATATTGAGGCTGGAATACCATTAATTGAATTGTTAACTTATTCAGTTATATTATCCAGTTATATCATCCTTTACAATACCATTTCAGGGGTCTATGGAAGAAGTATGGTGACAAGAGAGTGATCGACACTCCTATCACAGAGGCTGGCTTTGCGGGCATTGCCGTGGGCGCTGCGTTCGCCGGCCTCAGGCCCATATGCGAGTTCATGACCTTCAACTTTTCTATGCAGGCCATAGATCATGTAAGTAAAGTCAATTGTGtcttcaatattaataaaaccacataataataaagtaattcTAGAACTTGCTCACCTTAGCATATCCTAATTAATCATACAAGACAATTTGCAACACTTTTGAATCTGCTAATCACTTACATTGCAGTTTTGGTTGATTTAGTCAAAATAATGGTAGACAATGCTGTTTATTTCAATTGAATTTTCTTAGAAAACCATGTGCTAATTGCTATTCACTGTCAATACAAAATATTACCTAAACATGTGTATGACTGCTATAACCTTCAAGATCTTAGCAGACAATTTATGCATGTTAATCTGTACCCAGACTTCTTATCAGTGTGAATTCtgataaagataaataataatttgcgTGCACAGACCAATATTATACTAATGTAAGTAGGCCTGTTTATTAGATTGGAATGACTTTAAGTTTCCATGATCAAGGTCAAACGAAGGGACCAGCAGGAAATGGCATATTGTGGTCAATTACAGCAGCAATTTCTTGCTCAATCTATGTTGTATTTGTGTCACCAGCATTGACTTGTTGTATTTTATCATGATTGAGGATAATTTTTCTTTCATGttatcattttgtattgatTGATGTTGTTACTTCAGTTCTATTTAAGTTAAATCatggtttattttattatataaatatGACCCTAGGGACGACTTAAtgcttattattataatataaatctATTCAATATTATGTGTATTCATAATATTGAAACTGGTTGATTAttcaaataagtacttaccccttatttttaatattttttaacagtaATACACTAATATCATCTTTGTCTTCTCACCAGTGGTTTCCGTCACTTTTATCAGTCCATCAAAcagttaatttacattaaatttatgtatgtttaatttcAACCAGGTTCTTAAATAGAGACCACGTTTTGGCAAACTTAGAGTGAAAGGCTCATCCGCTTAAATAGCTGGCACTGATTGTATGAAAAAAGCGAGAGATTGTGCTTTGTGGAGTAAGTGGAGTTCCCTGGGGGATGCTTATTACATCAAAACCAGAGTAGGTTCATTCCCGTTGTCCCCATCAGTGTAGTCTGCCATGAGCTTATGTTGATGGTCTTTTATCTTATCGTGTGGCAGATGATAAACTTTGCGCCTCAAATGACTATGAACTATCGCAATGATTATTAATATCCTAACTACCCTCACATTACAGGTGATAAACTCAGCGGCCAAGACGTACTACATGTCGGCGGGACAAGTGCCTGTCCCGATAGTGTTCCGCGGGCCCAacggcgccgccgccggcgtGGGAGCACAGCACTCGCAGTGCTTCGGCGCCTGGTACAGCCACTGTCCCGGGCTTAAAGTGCTCATGCCCTACTCCTCGGAAGATGCTAAAGGTATGAAGCTAGCTAgggtcgtcgtttcagccgaaagacgtccactgctggacaaaggcctcccccaaggatttccacaaagaccggtcctgcgctgcttgcatccaggtgcctcccacgaccttcaccagatcgtcggtccacctagtgggaggcctgcccacgctacgtcttccagctcgtggtcgccactcaagaactttcctgccccagtggccatcagctcttcgagctatgtgccccgcccactgccacttgattttagcgattctgcgggctatgtcagtcactctggttctcctatggatctccttatttctgatATAGAGCTGATATAGATTTCTGACATAGCTAGGGTATAGAGTAGTAtagaccagggtttcccaattttttttgccaaggaaccctaattgattatacttttcctagcggaacccccgtactactccgcccgcacgccctgcccctcccttgtgcgcaaacaagtcggtgcgagcgaacaacgtcggtcacgaaacgtgggataatattttttacggaacccttgtggcctttccacggaaccccagggttccgcggaccaccattatAGACTGTAGACGCTGAGGGCAGGAACTACATAATTTAAAGCACTTTTAGTGCTCCGACGCCTGGTACAGCCACTGTCCCGGGCTTAAAGTGCTCATGCCCTACTCCTCGGAAGACGCTAAAGGTGCGttgactaaggcccagaacagacggtgaaacgcaactgctagttacttttcagttgcatctaagtttctgccatagcgtccgttgagagaccacacatgacgcaatcagtttgaaactttcaaagtaactagcagttgcagtttcgttgcagttgcgtttcaccgtctgttctgggcctaagcaTACTAATATACACAATGAAGACAATCACGCAACTTAAAGCACTCGCCGTGTTTCGAAGCGTGATAGAGCCACTGTCCTGGACTTGCTGAATGCCCTACTCTTCAGAAGATGCTAGAGTTATGAAGCTAGCTGAACTTTTTCTAATTAGGGTATATGGTAGTCTGGATAGTATAGAATTTGAAGGCAGGAGCTATGTACATAATTTAAAGCAGTTTAAGTGCTCCGGCGCGTGGTACAGCCACTATCTTGTATAACTTACATCTTACCTTCCTACTTCTTGtataaccagtgaaggttgagtagtccTACCAGATAGCTTACCATCTTGGAACCCGCAACAATCAGAATAATATAGAAAGCAGTGACCAGATAAAGCTATAGCGTCATTGATTTCTGAAAACAATGAATATGAAAATTCCTTCCCTTACCAACTGTGTAAACATACTTACAGCTTTAAACACTTACATTTAAAAATTTCGACAATTTAATCTCGTGGAATCACTGGTAAGAGTTCCAGCAGTTTTATCCTCAGTTCATTTAGCGAATTAAAgcgatgttttaaaaataccaGCCGCCTGTGAAGTAAACGTAACATAATCCCAAGTTCTCTCACTCTGATAGGAATCCTTCCTACATGATTTCATTATGttatagctgtgcccgcgacttcgtacgcgtgaaaacccgttttcgcaacatttttcatttttgctctgcacctattactcgtagcgtgatggtatatagcctatagccttcctcaataaatgggctatctaacactgaaataatttttcaaatcggcccggtagttcctgagattagcgcgttcaagtaaacaaacaaactcttcagctttataatattagtatagataaattgTTTCTTTTCCAGGTCTGATGAAAGCAGCCATCAGGGAAAACGACCCCGTGGTGGTGTTAGAAGATGAGATCCTGTACGGCATTCCATTCCCCATGTCTGACGAGGCACTGTCGTCAGACTTCGTGCTTCCCATCGGTACGTCACGTACATCTATTGTCATTGTAATTATTGTACATCTTAAGTCTGCATaataatgcccgtattcacaaacattaccacgaggtctcacagtgcgcgtggacgcaaaggttgacacacgaaccaatcacagagctctattcaacgctgtgcgttcggtttgctgcttcacttatgcaagtttcgtttgtgaatacgggcgtaagtctatctatagctcgcagagctgatggccgcttaggcagaaaagttcttaagTGGCGATCACGGGCCAGaaaacgtagtgtgggcaggccactaagtggaccgacgatctggtgaagtttGCGGCAGGTGCCTGGATAGGACCAgtccttgtggaaatccttggggggggcctttgtccaggagtctttcggctgaaatgaacgaatcgaccggtcattatggaaattattggggaaggcctatgttcagcagtggacgtcctatggttgtcGAAATGATGTTGACGAGGTTCAGGATAaagtatacatacagggtgtcccagaatgggtgaatcaaactgctaggggaggtagctctactaatataCTAATcctaaaaaatatcaaaaaacatttttgagttcggattttgttttttaaataaagttccctaaactcgaaatctagtcattatttttaaaagtttgtttactaaacgaagcgatcatgtacaattaatattagtaagaaaaaagtacaaataaactccaaacgtagcaattatagccagatacttaggcaaagctgatttattttcactttttcaaaaacattttttttgtgtccttatgcgctttatttttttcatattttttagggatagtacattagtagagctacctcccctagcagtttgattcacccattctgggacaccctgtataatgtagTTTTTAGTTTCGGAGTCTAATTTGATTATGTTTCCAGGCAAAGCGAAAATCGAGCGCGAAGGCAAGCATATTACAGTCGTGTGCGCCGGCCGCGCCACCGACACCGCGCTACAAGCCGCCAACGAACTCGCGGGGAAAGGTAATCACATGCATAGAAATACAGGATTTtaaggtctattccactttgatcacctggctttgatgacccaggtgatcaaagtccacttccagcgacaatttagtgtcctttgatcacccacagATATGatgccctgggtgatcaaagtggactccagttaaattattattttagtgtcctttgatcacctgggtcatcaaagccaggtgatcaaagtggaatagaccgatTTTAACACATACACATTAAACGatttattccactttgatcacctgggtgacttccagcgacaattcagaggtatgatttatttgtaggtgatcaaaggacactaaattattaatttaattggagtccactttgatcacccagggcatcgtatccgtgggtgattaaaagacactaaattgtcgcttgaagtccactttgttcacctggaTTAAACAGCCTGTCGGAGAAAAACTCGGGAGACGTTGTTGGTAAGTTTTGTATTCACAGTACGCAGCAGTTTACAGCATTGAATAGGAATTTAATGGCCGTGCTCGATAAAAGCAGCACGCGAACATGTGTAGCGCCATCTATGGTTCTTTATAGGAATTAGCTTACTGGATTAAATCCCGGTAGTTCGGTTTACGGAAGAAGaaccatagatggcgctaaatatacagggtgtcccaaaaagtagtgtcaagccgaagcccacaggtaaagcatcactagggctaccggaatcaccgcgactttttatagttttcgagttatgtttttttttacaagataTAGGATTTTGGTTTACATttgtgttatggatgtaaatacttctgaatcagatATTCCTAGTAttaatctaataataattaaaaatcaggCATGTACCTTGTCTATTCGCGACACAGTGACCAAAaacacagaaatttaaaacaatcataactcgaaaactatcaaaaatcgcggaacatacatgggggggattcgggtagccctaattctctacctctgggcttcggcatGACACtagtttttgggacaccctgtatattggttTGAAACACAGCCATTAAATCGAAATGACACACTAGGCTCTTTTAGACCACTCAAGTTGTTACAAATAAAAGGCGAAGTCTCACTTGTATTTATATGTATTCATTGACTGGCTTTTGAAAACTATCCTACGGTTGCTTACTGGTGTTAATCGAGCTCACAGAGTAGACGCAGACTCGCAGCACTCTACCAATTGTTAAGGAAAAATAAAAGTCAGTCACTGTAGAAATATATTTTAGATTTTCACAATGGGCAACACAATCGCAATAGGGCTTAGTAACGGGAAGAAATGttaaatgaaatgatgaaatgttGAATGAAAGAAATGATGCATGAATTATATatcacatattttgattactttgtgtgtgtgaatttctaatgcgacactgagtttcgaactcggcGCATTaattggcatctctctatatctctatggcagggtactcacctgccattGTAGCacgtaaggcctcagcctcgaacttagcgggcagcggggcggcggcggcggcggcgcgggagcggggcgggcaacgcagacccgttctcgaaacaagcgggcagctcgcgcggcgctttagcggcgaagtgttgtgttcggggttgtgttgtcgagatatttgtttttattcgcgaacgaaatgtctgaacaacggcgacaattttatttcgattcaaatttattccttacgctcgatttattgtgagcaaaagaaggagtgcgctgcccgctcgttgcccgctccctcgccgctgcccgctcgttgcccgctccggcgccgctgttttcgagaaccggtctatttgattttacgcataagatcctgccgctcccgcgccgctgcccgctaagttcgaggctgaggcctaaagcatgtaacgtaaccaacctccaagtgagtacggctcgtccacggtcatcgcgtatctagctgcgagctcctgaatcctactgcgagccgcctttgtgctcgcagtgataccgccagtcggcgggtcgctgcgatctccctgcgaaccacgcgcgagcagctcgcagagggctcgtgcctatgtactcatttgatacagtatctgatacattatCTGCTACACGactagatgagtaccctgcaTATGGTCTTGTAGAAGACGTTGATTGACGTCGAAGGGCAGGTCAGCAAATGAAACACAGAGCTCGCTCCAAACGTGACAGTATAGCGTGTTCAAACGGCGACTGAGGCATGAGCTCACTCAATCAAAGTAACGGACAATTGTTATctttgtctcgctcacgccttagTCTATCTTActctaataaaaa harbors:
- the LOC135076745 gene encoding pyruvate dehydrogenase E1 component subunit beta, mitochondrial, whose amino-acid sequence is MALKSSPVVFGLLARLSRRSFSTSKALAAKPVTVRDALNQAIDEEMEKDERVFVLGEEVAQYDGAYKVTRGLWKKYGDKRVIDTPITEAGFAGIAVGAAFAGLRPICEFMTFNFSMQAIDHVINSAAKTYYMSAGQVPVPIVFRGPNGAAAGVGAQHSQCFGAWYSHCPGLKVLMPYSSEDAKGLMKAAIRENDPVVVLEDEILYGIPFPMSDEALSSDFVLPIGKAKIEREGKHITVVCAGRATDTALQAANELAGKGIECEVINLRSLRPLDFDTIARSIAKTHHLVTVEQGWPQSGIGAEICARVMESSAFFELDAPVWRVTGADVPMPYARSLEALALPRPADVTAAAAAVLSNKISEAASQ